A segment of the Agarivorans albus genome:
ACGCTATCGATAACTTCTCAAGGTTATTGAAGCGGCAACGAAGCGACTTGAGCTCAAGCTTTGAAAAAGCCTACAATGAACAAAATTTTGAGCAAGCAGCAGACGATGTTCGCAAACTCAAATTCTATGCACGCCTGCAACAGCAGCTGCTTCAACTTGAAGAGAAAATTTTAGATTACTAATCTATATGGCATTACTACAAATAGCAGAGCCTGGGCAATCGGCTGTTCCTCACCAACATAAACTGGCTGTAGGTATCGATTTAGGTACCACTAACTCTTTGGTTGCAACTGTACGTAGCGGCAAAGCCGTTACTTTGGCCGACCATAGTGGTGATACCTTGCTTCCTTCGGTGGTTCGCTATCACAAAGATGGCGTAGAAGTTGGCAAGTTAGCCAAAGCACAAGCGGTTACCGATCCTCATAACACCATTACTTCGGTTAAACGTTTATTAGGCAAAGATAGCGCAGATATAGACCGTGAACTGTTTCCCTATAACTTTAGTGATGCTAAAACCCCGCATATTCAAACAGTAGCAGGCGATGTTAATCCTATTCAAGTTTCTGCTGAAATTTTAAAAAGTTTAGCAGCGAGAGCTGAAGAGTCATTACAAGGTGAGCCCGATGGCGTGGTTATTACGGTGCCTGCATACTTTGATGACGCACAGCGCCAAGGTACCAAAGATGCTGCTCAGCTAGCCGGTTTACATGTGCTACGTTTACTTAATGAACCGACAGCCGCGGCTATTGCTTATGGATTAGATAGTGGTGACGAAGGCGTAATCGCGATTTATGATTTAGGTGGTGGTACCTTTGATATCTCCATCCTGCGTTTATCTAAAGGTGTATTTCAAGTACTAGCCACGGGTGGAGATTCTGCTCTAGGTGGTGATGACTTTGATGATGCTTTAGTTGAGTGGATAGCCGAACAAGCGCAAGTCAGTGGAGTGCGTTCTGCCCAGTTACAGCGCGAATTATCACGCATAGCCAATCAAGTTAAAGTAGCCTTGACTGATCAAGACAGTGCCAATATCAATTTGGATATTGACGGTATTAATTGGCAGGGCAGCATTAGCCGCGAGTTATTCGATAGCCTCATTGAAAGCTTGGTTAAGCGCACTATTCGCGCTTGTCGCCGCGCTTTACGTGACGCTGAAGTAGAGCTAGAAGATGTTAACAATGTAGTTATGGTTGGCGGTTCTACTAGAGTGCCAAAAGTGCGTAGCGACGTCGCGAACTTTTTTGACAAGCAGCCTTTAACTAACATTGATCCTGACCAAGTTGTTGCGATTGGTGCAGCCATTCAAGCTGACACTTTGGTGGGGAACAAAAAAGATGGCGAGCTGTTATTGCTTGATGTTACGCCTCTTTCTCTAGGTATTGAGACAATGGGAGGCTTGGTCGAAAAAGTT
Coding sequences within it:
- the hscA gene encoding Fe-S protein assembly chaperone HscA, with the protein product MALLQIAEPGQSAVPHQHKLAVGIDLGTTNSLVATVRSGKAVTLADHSGDTLLPSVVRYHKDGVEVGKLAKAQAVTDPHNTITSVKRLLGKDSADIDRELFPYNFSDAKTPHIQTVAGDVNPIQVSAEILKSLAARAEESLQGEPDGVVITVPAYFDDAQRQGTKDAAQLAGLHVLRLLNEPTAAAIAYGLDSGDEGVIAIYDLGGGTFDISILRLSKGVFQVLATGGDSALGGDDFDDALVEWIAEQAQVSGVRSAQLQRELSRIANQVKVALTDQDSANINLDIDGINWQGSISRELFDSLIESLVKRTIRACRRALRDAEVELEDVNNVVMVGGSTRVPKVRSDVANFFDKQPLTNIDPDQVVAIGAAIQADTLVGNKKDGELLLLDVTPLSLGIETMGGLVEKVIPRNTTIPVARAQEFTTFKDGQTAMAIHAVQGERELVDDCRSLAKFALKGIPPLAAGAAHIRVTFQVDADGLLSVTAMEKSTGVQSSVEVKPSYGLADEEVARMLKDSITNAKHDVTMRMLREQQVEAARFIEDMSAALVESGERLLQDEERLGIEQAMQQLQAIAEGDSVSEIEQAIKYLDSISQDFAARRMDDSIKQALRGQQVDRI